A portion of the Oxynema aestuarii AP17 genome contains these proteins:
- a CDS encoding EAL domain-containing protein has product MIGNAMGDLFKRQIWAWRGVWMTAPIVATLTIALRLSGVLQLLEWAALDRLFRMRPPEPIDPRIAIVEITESDIRQAQQWPISDAALTVLLEKIKKQQPRAIGLDLYRDLPVEPGHAQLVELFENTPNLIGIEKAIGDNYGAVVAAPPKLKELDRVGAVDLLLDGDGKVRRALLSVRPNNQGQTVYTLGVRLALMYLEGEGIQLETVEGDREKVRLGKALFDRWQPNSGGYVRANTGGYQILYNFRSLACRGRIEACEIFLTVSMNDLLEERIPRDLLRDRIVLIGSTAPSLKDRFFTPYSTNYITALPGVKMHGDLASQILSAALDGRPLIRTWNEAIESLWIFAWAAIGATLAWSLLRRRWEFLTVVFAACGLVAIAYFAFLRGWWIPLVPPLLSLGGSYISIVSYIAYTERRRSEAQLRYHALHDALTGLPNRFCFLERLQEAIAHSQVHCDYRFAVLFLDLDRFKLVNDALGHRTGDELLVALGDRLQTILASQDTIARLGGDEFIILLDNIHQLGDALAIVDRIYEQLQLPFNLNNGYQVYTSASIGILINDADYQEPEDFLGAADVAMYRAKARGKGCYEIFDASMQGDLKKLLQLENDLRHGIDRAEFVLYYQPIVCLKTNTVTGFEALVRWQHPERGFISPAQFIPVAEETGLIVPLGWWILYAACEQIARWQAQFPDDEPLKISVNLSGRQFLQADLVEQIERIIKQTGLATQGLKLEITESVVMQNAETAVKMLERLKTLGIQLSVDDFGTGYSSLSYLRRFPVDTLKIDRSFIHEIDTNSEQLEIVRTIVLMAHSLGMDAIAEGVENARQLKILRDLDCDYVQGYLFSKPVNSEMAETFLMRKLNAY; this is encoded by the coding sequence ATGATTGGGAATGCGATGGGCGACTTGTTCAAACGGCAAATCTGGGCGTGGAGGGGAGTTTGGATGACGGCGCCGATCGTGGCTACCCTGACGATCGCCTTGCGCTTGAGCGGCGTCTTGCAACTGCTGGAGTGGGCCGCCCTCGATCGCCTCTTCCGGATGCGACCCCCAGAACCGATCGACCCGCGCATTGCCATTGTCGAAATTACCGAGTCCGATATTCGCCAAGCCCAACAGTGGCCGATTTCCGACGCCGCCCTCACGGTTTTGTTAGAGAAAATCAAGAAACAACAGCCGCGCGCGATCGGACTGGATTTATATCGAGATTTACCCGTCGAACCGGGACACGCGCAGTTAGTCGAATTATTCGAGAATACGCCAAACTTGATCGGCATTGAAAAGGCGATCGGCGATAACTACGGCGCCGTCGTCGCCGCCCCGCCGAAGCTCAAAGAACTCGATCGCGTCGGCGCGGTGGATTTGCTCCTCGACGGCGACGGTAAAGTTCGGCGCGCTTTGCTCTCGGTCCGACCGAACAACCAAGGTCAAACCGTCTACACCCTCGGGGTGCGATTGGCGTTGATGTATTTGGAAGGAGAAGGGATCCAACTCGAAACCGTCGAAGGCGATCGCGAGAAAGTTCGCCTGGGAAAAGCCCTCTTCGATCGCTGGCAACCGAATTCCGGGGGCTACGTGCGCGCCAATACCGGAGGCTATCAAATTCTCTATAATTTTCGGAGCTTGGCTTGTCGCGGCAGAATCGAAGCCTGCGAGATCTTTTTAACCGTTTCGATGAACGATCTGCTAGAAGAGCGCATCCCTCGCGATTTACTGCGCGATCGCATCGTCTTGATCGGTTCGACCGCCCCGAGTCTCAAAGACCGCTTTTTTACCCCCTACAGTACCAACTACATCACCGCCTTACCCGGGGTGAAAATGCACGGCGACCTCGCCAGCCAGATTCTCAGTGCGGCCCTCGACGGACGCCCCTTGATTCGCACCTGGAACGAAGCCATCGAAAGTTTGTGGATTTTCGCCTGGGCGGCGATCGGCGCCACCTTAGCCTGGAGCTTGTTGCGACGGCGTTGGGAATTTCTCACCGTCGTATTTGCCGCTTGCGGACTCGTGGCGATCGCCTACTTCGCCTTTCTCCGAGGTTGGTGGATTCCCCTCGTCCCGCCCTTACTCTCCTTGGGCGGATCGTATATCTCGATCGTCAGTTATATCGCCTATACCGAACGCCGACGTTCCGAAGCCCAACTGCGCTATCACGCCCTCCACGACGCCCTCACCGGACTGCCGAACCGCTTTTGTTTCCTCGAACGCCTGCAAGAGGCGATCGCCCACAGTCAAGTCCACTGCGACTATCGCTTCGCCGTTCTCTTTCTCGATCTCGACCGCTTCAAACTCGTCAACGACGCCCTCGGTCACCGCACCGGAGACGAACTACTCGTCGCCCTCGGCGATCGCCTCCAAACTATCCTCGCCAGTCAAGATACGATCGCCCGTCTCGGCGGCGACGAATTTATTATTCTGCTCGACAACATCCACCAACTCGGCGACGCACTCGCGATCGTCGATCGCATCTACGAACAACTCCAACTCCCCTTCAACCTCAACAACGGCTATCAAGTCTATACCAGCGCCAGCATCGGGATTCTCATCAACGATGCCGACTACCAAGAACCCGAAGACTTCCTCGGCGCCGCCGACGTCGCCATGTATCGCGCCAAAGCCCGGGGCAAAGGATGCTACGAAATCTTCGACGCCAGTATGCAAGGGGACTTGAAGAAACTGCTGCAACTCGAAAACGACCTGCGCCACGGCATCGATCGCGCCGAATTCGTCCTCTACTACCAGCCGATTGTTTGCCTGAAAACCAATACCGTCACCGGATTTGAAGCCCTCGTGCGCTGGCAACATCCCGAACGCGGTTTTATCTCCCCCGCTCAATTTATTCCCGTCGCCGAAGAAACCGGACTGATCGTTCCCTTGGGGTGGTGGATCTTATACGCCGCCTGCGAGCAAATTGCTCGATGGCAAGCCCAATTTCCCGACGACGAACCCCTTAAAATTAGTGTCAATCTCTCGGGACGGCAATTTTTACAAGCCGATCTCGTCGAACAAATCGAACGGATTATCAAACAAACCGGACTGGCCACCCAAGGGTTAAAGTTAGAAATTACCGAAAGTGTCGTCATGCAAAATGCCGAAACGGCAGTCAAAATGCTCGAACGACTCAAAACCTTGGGAATTCAGTTAAGCGTCGATGATTTCGGGACGGGCTATTCCTCCTTAAGTTACCTGCGCCGTTTTCCCGTAGATACTTTGAAAATCGATCGCTCCTTCATCCACGAAATCGATACGAATTCCGAACAGTTGGAAATTGTCCGGACGATCGTGTTAATGGCCCATAGTTTGGGCATGGACGCGATCGCCGAAGGCGTGGAAAACGCGCGCCAGCTCAAAATTTTGCGCGATTTAGATTGCGATTACGTGCAAGGGTATTTATTCTCGAAACCTGTCAACAGCGAGATGGCGGAAACCTTTTTAATGCGAAAGTTAAACGCCTATTGA
- the ilvD gene encoding dihydroxy-acid dehydratase translates to MPDNLRSRVVTQGVQRSPNRAMLRAVGFGDEDFNKPIVGIANGYSTITPCNMGLDLLAKRAETGVRDAGGMPQMFGTITISDGISMGTEGMKYSLVSREVIADAIETVCNGQSMDGVLAIGGCDKNMPGATIAIARLNIPAIFVYGGTIKPGHYNNCDLTIVSAFEAVGQRSAGTIDDDELLAVERNACPGAGSCGGMYTANTMSSALEAMGMSLMYSSTMAAEDAEKADSAEQSAAVLVEAIRQQILPRQIMTRKAFENAISVIMAVGGSTNAVLHLLAIANAIGVELTLDDFETIRQRVPVLCDLKPSGRYVTTQLHQAGGIPQVMKMLLVHDLLHGDALTITGQTIAELLADIPEEPPQGQEVIRPWNQPMYAQGHLAILKGNLASEGAVAKISGVKKPQITGPAKVFESEEDCLAAILDGKIKAGDVVVVRYEGPKGGPGMREMLAPTSAIIGAGLGDSVGLITDGRFSGGTYGLVVGHVAPEAAVGGAIALVEEGDTITIDAQQRLLQLNVSEEELERRRANWQPPTPRYRKGILAKYAKLVSSSSLGAVTDLDC, encoded by the coding sequence ATGCCTGACAACCTCAGAAGCCGCGTCGTCACCCAAGGAGTCCAGCGATCGCCCAACCGGGCGATGCTACGGGCGGTCGGTTTTGGAGACGAGGACTTTAACAAACCGATCGTTGGCATTGCCAATGGTTACAGCACCATCACCCCCTGTAATATGGGCCTCGATCTGCTCGCCAAACGGGCAGAAACGGGGGTTCGCGATGCCGGGGGAATGCCCCAGATGTTCGGAACGATCACGATTAGCGATGGGATTTCAATGGGAACGGAAGGGATGAAATATTCCCTCGTTTCCCGGGAAGTGATTGCCGACGCGATCGAAACCGTGTGCAACGGTCAGAGTATGGATGGAGTCTTGGCGATCGGAGGTTGCGATAAAAATATGCCGGGGGCGACGATCGCGATCGCCCGCCTCAACATTCCCGCGATTTTCGTCTACGGCGGCACGATTAAACCCGGTCATTATAATAACTGCGACCTGACGATCGTCAGCGCTTTCGAGGCCGTCGGTCAGCGCAGTGCGGGCACGATTGACGACGACGAACTCCTCGCCGTGGAACGCAATGCCTGTCCCGGCGCCGGATCTTGTGGCGGGATGTACACCGCTAATACGATGTCTTCCGCCCTCGAAGCCATGGGGATGAGTTTGATGTATTCCTCGACCATGGCGGCGGAAGATGCAGAAAAAGCCGACAGCGCCGAACAGTCTGCCGCCGTCCTCGTCGAAGCCATTCGCCAGCAGATTTTGCCGCGACAAATCATGACGCGCAAGGCGTTTGAAAACGCCATTTCCGTGATTATGGCCGTCGGCGGTTCCACCAATGCAGTGTTACACTTACTGGCGATCGCCAACGCGATCGGCGTCGAACTCACCCTCGACGACTTTGAAACCATCCGCCAGCGCGTCCCGGTCTTGTGCGACCTCAAACCGAGCGGTCGCTACGTCACCACCCAACTGCACCAAGCCGGGGGCATTCCCCAAGTGATGAAAATGCTGCTCGTCCACGACTTGCTGCACGGCGACGCCCTCACCATCACCGGACAGACGATCGCCGAACTACTCGCCGACATTCCCGAGGAACCCCCCCAAGGTCAAGAGGTTATCCGTCCTTGGAATCAGCCGATGTACGCCCAAGGACACCTCGCCATCCTCAAAGGCAACCTCGCCAGCGAAGGGGCCGTCGCTAAAATTAGCGGGGTCAAAAAACCCCAAATCACCGGGCCGGCGAAGGTTTTCGAGTCCGAGGAAGACTGCCTCGCCGCCATTCTCGACGGCAAAATTAAAGCCGGAGATGTGGTCGTCGTGCGTTACGAAGGACCTAAAGGCGGTCCGGGAATGCGCGAAATGCTCGCCCCCACGTCGGCGATTATCGGCGCCGGGTTGGGGGATTCGGTCGGTTTGATCACCGACGGGCGTTTCTCTGGCGGGACTTACGGTTTGGTGGTCGGTCACGTGGCGCCGGAAGCTGCGGTGGGCGGCGCGATCGCCCTGGTTGAAGAAGGGGATACGATTACGATCGACGCCCAGCAACGGCTGTTACAGTTAAACGTTTCCGAGGAAGAACTCGAACGCCGTCGCGCCAATTGGCAACCTCCTACACCGCGTTACCGTAAAGGGATTTTGGCGAAATATGCCAAACTCGTCTCGTCGAGTAGTCTCGGTGCGGTTACGGATTTGGATTGTTGA